The Shewanella halotolerans region CGCCGGGCATCTGTAGATGACCGCCGCCCGTCTGCGTTGCTTGTTTGCTGCCGCTTGCTTTGCCGAGAGAAAAAATCAGCGGTAGCGGCAGTAATATGAGTAGCCAGGGCCAGGCTAGTGTGAACATGATGCCTCCTTACCAGCCTTGAGCGGCAGCGCCTGCTGTAGCCAGGCTTTGGCGCCATCGAGGAGTTGCGTGGCCTCGCTTGGTGAGAGCTTATCCGCTTGGAAGCGCTTCTCCAATAGGCTTGGCAGCATAGGATCCATGCTCGGCACTTGGGCGCTTAGCCAGGCATACCAGTCGTCTCCCTGTAGGGAGGCGACCTGTTCGCGAGGCAGATAGCTCATGGCGCTGCGTTTTAGCAGGTTGTTCACCGTCAGCGGCAGCTGAGGATCCTCTGGCGTTACTTGAGAGAGTAGTGTTAGCGCCTCGCGTTTGGCCGCCAGCTGCTTGCCTCTACGCTTAATATAGATGAACAGGACCGCTATCAGCATAAGCAGTAGTAGCGCCAGCAGGTAATAACCATAGGCGAGGGGCCAGAAGCCGATAGGCTCAGGGGTGATGATATCCTGCAGATTGGCGAGTGCAGGTTGACTTGCCGCTTGCATCTACCTCAGGGCTCCAATTTGTTGGTTTAACGGCTGGGCCGCGTCGATGCGTCTTGGCCGCGCGTTGATCTGATTCATCATGGTGATAAATCCCTGTTGCTGTGTTTGTTGCTGAGCCAGCCAGGCATCATAGCTGTGTCTGTCTAACATCAGCTCCTTATCGCCGTCCCTCACCGGAAATTGAAACTGGGGCGGCAGCTTTAGGGTGCCTTGCCTGAGGGGGTCAGTGATCAGAAAGGCGCCGATATCGCAGTGGCGTTTAAGCTCGCTCAGTGGCCCCAGACACTGGGGGCTGAAATGGCTGCCATCGCTGATGATCCAGATTAGCGAGCCAGGCTTGGCGATTCGCCTAAGGCGCTGACAGGCCTTATAAATATGCTCGGGCTGTTTCACCGGCTGATTTAGCTGATGAAGTTGCTGCTGGTGCACCTGCTCTATGGCCGAGATGAGTGCCAGCATGCCTGTTTGTCGGCTGCGGGGCTTAAGCTCGAGATGCTCGGCCTCGCTGGCGATCAGTGCGCCTAAGCGATCGCCGTGACCGACGGCGGCCCAGCCTAGGGTGGCTGCCAGGTGCGCCGCCTGCACCGACTGCAGCATCAGACTCGAGCCGAAATAGAGGCTGTGGCTGAGATCCAGTAGCAATAATACCGGGCGCTCACGCTCCTCGACAAACAGCTTGGTATGAGCCTTGCCAGTTCTGGCGGTCACTCGCCAGTCTATGGTGCGTACATCGTCGCCGGCTTGGTAATGGCGAACCTCGGCAAACTCCATCCCCCGTCCCTTGATGCTGCTGGCTCTGTGGCCGGCCAGTGCCGCGCGCGCCTTGGTCTTGCGCTCGGGCAGGGCCCGGGCGAGATTTTGGCAGGCTAACAGCTCTTTCTGATTGAGGGAGACGCCATCGGCAAATAGGGGTAAAGCATTCTGTCCCATTAAGGCACCGCTACCTGACTCAGAATATGATTGATCACCTGGTCGCTGCTCACGCCTTCGGCCTGGGCCTGATAGCTGAGTAGCAGGCGGTGACGCAGTACGTTGGGCACCACGGCCTGAATATCTTCTGGTGAGACGAAGTCACGTTCCATTAGCCAGGCGCGGGCGCGGGCGCAGCGCTCGATGGAGATGGTCGCGCGTGGGCTAACGCCATATTCCAGCCAGTTGGCCAGTTGATCGCTGTATTGCTGCGGCTGGCGGGTGGCCATGACGATGTTGACAATATATTGCTCCAGCGGCTCGGCGAGATAGATATCCAGCGCGGCCTTACGGGCGGCGAATACCTCCTCCTGGGCGATCGGCTCAACCTTTGGCAGTTCCTGGGTGAGGGCTTCGCTGCGGGACAGGCGCATGATCTCAAATTCGGTGGCGGCGCTGGGGTAGTCGAGATTCAGGTGCATCAGGAAGCGGTCAAGCTGCGCCTCGGGCAGGGGATAGGTGCCTTCGTTTTCCAGTGGGTTCTGTGTCGCCATCACCAGAAACAGTTTTGGCAGCTTGTAGCTCTGCTTGCCCACGGTAACCTGGCCTTCGGCCATGGCTTCCAATAGCGCCGACTGTACCTTGGCCGGTGCTCGGTTGATCTCATCGGCCAGGATCAGGTTGTGAAAGATAGGGCCGGCCTCAAACTCGAAGGTGGCCGTCTGGGCGCGATAGATGTCGGTGCCGGTGAGATCCGCAGGGAGTAGGTCCGGGGTAAACTGAATACGGTGAAAATCCCCTTCTACGCCATCGCTGAGCGCCTTAACCGCTCGCGTCTTGGCCAGGCCTGGTGGCCCCTCTACCAGTAAGTGACCATCGGCAATCAGTGCGATCAATAAGTTTTCGGTAAGAGTGGGTTGACCTAGGATCACTTTATCCAGGTATTCACGTAATGCATGAAATCGACTTAAGGGCATGATGCTACTCGGTATTATCTATTGTGTGAGCTGTAGACAGCGTATCGGGTAAAAGATTCATTGATAAACGCCTTACCGTAGCCTTAGGTGTGTTGGATGACCTTGGGGGCTTGGCGGCGCCAAATTTCAATCAGCAAAATAAGTTAGCATGCTTAAACCGGGATTTAAACTGGCTTTAATGGCTAATTTTGCTTTTATTAAACATTGTTAATCAACATCTTTTTCGATATTTGTCGTTTAAAAACCAAACAGGTGTTTAAAACCTTGAAATAAGAAGTTAGAATCAGATCACACTTTGATGGTCTGACCTGTTGCGGGAGTGTAGCGAGATACCCGGCAACGGGGTAGGGAAGAATAATAACGGCGTTAGTAGAAGCGTTTCTATCAGACGCGTCACGAGGGCAAAAGATGAGTGAATTACAGCAAGTAAGGAACGCGAAGGGCGATCGCATCGCGATAGTGATGGGGCTTAGAACCCCCTTTGCTAAACAGGCGACCGCGTTTCATGGGGTGTCGGCATTGGATATGGGCAAGATGGTGGTGAACGAACTCCTGTCTCGCTCGGAACTCGAGCCGAAAGAGATTGAACAGCTCGTTTATGGTCAGGTAGTACAGATGCCTGCGGCGCCCAACATCGCCCGCGAGATAGTGCTCGGCACCGGCATGAATGTGTCCACCGACGCCTATAGTGTGACACGTGCCTGCGCCACCAGTTTCCAGTCGACGGTCAATGTGGCCGAGTCCATCATGACGGGCAATATCGAGATAGGGATTGCCGGCGGCGCCGATTCATCATCCGTACTGCCAATCGGTGTGTCGAAGAAGCTGGCTCACGCCCTGGTCGATCTCAATAAGGCGCGCAGCTTTGGTCAAAAGTGGGCCATTATTCGTCGCCTTGGACTGAAAGATTTGCTCCCTGTGCCCCCTGCGGTTGCCGAATACTCGACCGGCCTTTCTATGGGACAGACCGCCGAGCAGATGGCCAAGACCTATAACATTAGCCGCGCCGATCAAGATGCCCTGGCGCATCGATCACATACCCTGGCGACAGAGACCTGGGATTCGGGCCACCTGCGTGATGAGGTGATGGTGGCGCACGTGCCGCCATACAAATCCTTCATCGACAGAGATAACAACATTCGCGAGAACTCTTCGCTCGACTCTTACGCCAAGCTGCGTCCAGCCTTCGACCGTAAACACGGCTCTGTGACGGCGGCCAACAGTACGCCGCTGACCGATGGCGCTTCGGCGGTACTTCTGATGAGTGAGAGCCGTGCCAAGGCCCTGGGCTATGAGCCGATTGGTTATATTAAGAGTTACGCCTTTAGCGCCATCGACGTGTGGCAGGATATGTTGATGGGGCCTTCCTATGCGACGCCGTTGGCGCTTAAGCGTGCCGGCATGGAGCTTGAGGATCTTACCCTTATCGAGATGCACGAAGCCTTTGCGGCGCAGACGCTCGCCAACATGCAGATGTTTGCCTCTAAGAAGTTTGCCAAAGAGAAACTGGGCCGCGATCGCGCCATAGGTGAGATCGACATGACTAAGTTCAACGTCTTGGGCGGCTCCTTAGCCTATGGTCACCCCTTTGCGGCGACCGGGACACGTTTGATCACTCAGGTGTGTCGCGAGCTGAAACGCCGTGGCGGCGGTACCGGCCTGGCAACGGCCTGTGCGGCGGGTGGTTTAGGTGCAGCTATGATAGTAGAAGTGGAGTGATCTCATGGAAAAGAGTTTTACATTAAATCGTCTCGACAACGGCATTGCCGTGCTGACCATGGATGTGCCTGGCGAGACTATGAATACCCTCAGAGCCGAGTTTGGCCCCGAGATCTGTGAGATGTTGGCCGAGATAAAGGCCGATTCCGGGATTCGCGGTGTGGTGATCATCTCGGGTAAGAAGGATTCCTTCGTGGCGGGCGCCGATATCTCTATGCTGGATGCCTGCGCTACCGCCGAAGATGCCAGGGAGCTGTCCAAGCAGGGCCACGAGGTGTTTTTTGCGTTGGAGTCGCTCTCGATTCCCGTGGTAGCCGCCATCAATGGCGCCTGTCTCGGTGGGGGGCTAGAACTGGCCCTGGCCTGTCATCAGCGAGTCTGTACCGACAGCAACAAGACCATGTTGGGGCTGCCCGAGGTACAACTCGGCCTGCTGCCAGGTGGTGGCGGGACTCAGCGTCTGCCCCGTTTAGTGGGTATCGCCAAGTCGCTGGACATGATGCTCACCGGCAAGCAGCTGCGTGCCAAGCAGGCGTTGAAGATGGGGCTGGTTGACGATGTGGTGCCGGAATCGATTCTTTTGCAGACGGCGATAGAGATGGCACTGGCCGGAGCACGTCCGGCGAAGAAGCCTAAGTTGTCGGCGGTAGAGAAACTGCTCGAAGGCACGCCTGTTGGTCGCAACATCATCTTCGAACAGGCGCTTAAGCAGGTCAATAAGAAGACTCAGGGCAACTATCCTGCACCTGAGAAGATCATCGACTGTGTGCGTCAGGGCGTGACCAAAGGCATCGTGAAAGGCCTCGAGGTTGAGGCGCAGCATTTTGGTGACCTAGTGGTCTCCAGCGAATCGGAAGCCCTGCGCAGCATCTTCTTTGCAACCACTGAGATGAAGAAAGAGTCTGGTGCCGGTGATGTATCGCCAAAGGCCGTCAACAAGGTGATGGTACTGGGCGGTGGCCTGATGGGTGGCGGTATCGCCTCTGTGACCACCACCAAGGCGAAGATCCCTGTGCGGGTGAAAGATATCAGCGAGACAGGTTTAAGCAACGCACTGGCCTACGCCTATAAGTTGCTGGCCAAAGGGGTGAAACGTCGTCACATGACGCCTGCGGTGCGCGATAACCTGATGGCGCTGATGACCACCACCACCGAATATAAAGGGATCAAGGATGCAGACATGGTGGTTGAAGCCGTGTTTGAAGATCTTAACCTCAAGCATCAGATGGTGAAGGATGTCGAGCGTGAATGTGGCGAGCATACGATTTTCGCCTCTAACACCTCATCCCTGCCCATCAAGCAGATCGCCGAGGCCGCCGAGCGTCCTGAGAATGTGATCGGCCTGCACTACTTCTCACCGGTAGAGAAGATGCCACTGGTCGAGGTGATCGCCCATGATAAGACCTCACCACAGACTATCGCCACTACGGTTGCCTTTGCCCGCAAGCAGGGTAAGACGCCTATCGTGGTGAAAGATGGTGCCGGTTTCTATGTTAACCGTATATTGGCGCTCTACATGAACGAGGCGGCGAATCTGCTGCTGGAAGGTCAGAGTGTAGATCATCTAGATAAAGCGCTGGTGAAGTTTGGTTTCCCGGTAGGTCCTATGACGCTGCTCGACGAGGTCGGCATAGATGTGGGTGCCAAGATCTCGCCGATTCTGGAGAAGGAGTTGGGTGAGCGCTTCAAGACTCCCGCGGCCTTTGACAAGCTGTTGGCTGATGATCGTAAGGGTCGTAAGAATGGCAAGGGTTTCTATCAATATGGCGCTAAGTCGAAGAAGAAGCTGGTGGATGAGAGCGTCTATGGTGTGCTTGGGTTAACACCTGGCGCCGATAGCGAGCCAAGAATGCTGGCTGAGCGTTGTGTGGTACAGATGCTCAATGAAGCGGTTCGTTGTCTGGAGGAGGGGATTATCGCTTCGCCACGAGACGGTGATATCGGCGCTATATTTGGTATCGGCTTCCCGCCATTCTTGGGTGGACCTTTCCGCTACATGGACTCACTGGGTGCCAAGCACTTGGTTGAGACCTTGAAACGTTATCAAGATCAATTCGGGGATCGTTTCGCGCCATGTGATAGCCTAGTTGAGATGGCAGAATCGGGCAGTAAGTTCTACGAATAGCCTGTTCTATATTTAACAATGCGGCAACATAATGCCGCATTTTTTTTGCCTGAGGATTATTTTTGCCTGTTTTTTGTTCATCAAAGGCGTGGATTCGGTTATCATGCTGGGCTCGTTTTGGCTGTTTTTAGCCTTATTGGCGCCGTTGTTGTGAGGTAGTGTCTGTGGTGATTTACATTCTTGGTGTGCTGATGGTAAGTAGTGTGGCGATGGGCAATATGGCTTTTCGCGCCGGGCTAGGGGTGAAACGCTGGGCCATGCTAGGGCTCATCATAGGGCCGGTCGCCTATCCGCTATTTAGTACTCACAAGCGATTTGCGCAGAAGCGGGTACAGGGCAAGCAAAGCATGTCAATTAAGGTATAAAGCCATTAAGGTATAAAGCCATTAAGGTATAAGGCTATCGTATAGCGCTATCAAGATGCAGAGTGGCAGTGAATATGAGCGGCGTATCGGCAAGTTTGAAATGTTAGTAGCTGCCATCTCCTCTGCTCGTTCAGAGTAGTCAGGGTACTGGCCTAGATATCTACATCTCGGACAAAAGTCAGTTCATATAAATAATTAATTAAAAAATCAGATAGATAAGTCAGATCAAAAAAGGAGCCTCTTAGAGCTCCTTTTTTATGTGTCTGGTTTTCGAAAGACGTTTGAAGTCAATTAGCTCCACCAACCTTTTGCAGGGATCACCTCTAAGTGATTCAGGCCTTCTGGAAGCTGTACTTTTTTGCGCTCTGGTTTGTGAGTAAGTCCTAGAGCTTTTTTCAATGAATCTAACATAATCATTCTCCTTAAGACTTAAGCAACGGCTGAGTTGATGAATTTGACGTGTGGGAAGCCAGCGACTTCGACAGGCTTAACTTTTACATGTGGGAAACCAGCGACTTCGACAGGCTTAACCTTTACATGTGGGAAGCCAGCGACTTCGACAGGCTTAACTTTTACATGTGGGAAACCAGCGACTTCGACAGGCTTAACCTTTACATGTGGGAAGCCAGCGACTTCGACAGGCTTAACTTTTACATGTGGGAAGCCAGCGACTTCGACAGGCTTAACCTTTACATGTGGGAAGCCAGCGACTTCGACAGGTTTAACTTTTACATGTGGGAAGCCGGCAACTTCGACAGGTTTAACTTTTACATGTGGGAAGCCGGCAACTTCGATAGGCTTAACTTTTACATGTGGGAAGCCGGCAACTTCGACTGGCTTAACTTTTACATGCGGGAAACCGGCAACTTCGACAGGCTTAACTTTTACGTGCGGAAAACCAGTAACTTCCATAGGCTTTACTTTCACATGAGGAAAGCCAGCGGTGACTACCGAATCCTTAGAAATTGTTTCAGCATTTACTGAAGAAATAGAAAGCGCTAAAGCGATGGCAGTAACTAGTCCGTTAATCATTGTCTTAATCTCTCAGGGTTATTGAAGTTATAGTGCCAACAATTTGTTGACGTCTGAGAGATGTACTGCAGGTGTTATGCCAATTTTTATCTTTCGCTTTATTTTAATTAAACATATTCTTCTTTAAGTCAGTTGTTTTCCCATTTTATGATTAGGCTTTCCTGTGTTGTGAGACAGGTGTATAGGTAAAACTCTCTTGTTTTAGTAGCTCGGTGAAGCTGGTCTCATTTACTGCCTTGCTGTATATAAAACCTTGTATTTCTTCACATTTAAGTGCTTTTAATATGCTGAGTTGAGAAGCTTCCTCGACGCCTTCGCCGACTACAGAGAGGCCCATGTTATGGGCGATAGTGATAATAGAGTCGACCATCTTTAGATCTCTGTCAGATTTATCTATGTCGTCAACAAAAGCCTTATCAATTTTTAGGGTGTCAATTGGGAAGCGCTTTAAATATGACAGTGACGAATATCCGGTGCCAAAGTCGTCTAACGCGAGGCTGACGCCCATCTTAGAGAGCTGCATCATCACCTTTATCGCCTTTTCTGGCTGTTTTATGACGGTGCCTTCGGTAATTTCAAGCTCAAGGTTGGCCGCAGGCAGTTGAGTTAGACGTAAAATTGACTCTATCCGTTGTTGTAGGTCCGGAAGAGCGAATTGTTGTGATGATAAATTGACGGCGACTCGGCCGTTGAACAAATTTTGACGACGCCAATTTTGTGCCGCAAAGCAGGCTTTACGTAGAACGACCTCGCCAATCTCGACGATGAGTCCATTCTCCTCGGCCAGTGGGATAAAGTCGCCCGGCGGAATGAGACCGTGTTCAGGGTGATTTAGCCTTACCAGGGCCTCCATACCGGCCATCTTACTGGTTCTGAGGTCAATCTTAGGTTGATAGTAGACTTCGAAGAGATCGTCCCTTAAACCTTCGCGGATAAGGTTCTCTACTTCCAGCTGGCGAATGGCATTGCGATTGAGTGATTCCGAATAGAATTGATAACGATTGCCACCGGCAGA contains the following coding sequences:
- a CDS encoding AAA family ATPase produces the protein MPLSRFHALREYLDKVILGQPTLTENLLIALIADGHLLVEGPPGLAKTRAVKALSDGVEGDFHRIQFTPDLLPADLTGTDIYRAQTATFEFEAGPIFHNLILADEINRAPAKVQSALLEAMAEGQVTVGKQSYKLPKLFLVMATQNPLENEGTYPLPEAQLDRFLMHLNLDYPSAATEFEIMRLSRSEALTQELPKVEPIAQEEVFAARKAALDIYLAEPLEQYIVNIVMATRQPQQYSDQLANWLEYGVSPRATISIERCARARAWLMERDFVSPEDIQAVVPNVLRHRLLLSYQAQAEGVSSDQVINHILSQVAVP
- a CDS encoding DUF58 domain-containing protein, with the translated sequence MGQNALPLFADGVSLNQKELLACQNLARALPERKTKARAALAGHRASSIKGRGMEFAEVRHYQAGDDVRTIDWRVTARTGKAHTKLFVEERERPVLLLLDLSHSLYFGSSLMLQSVQAAHLAATLGWAAVGHGDRLGALIASEAEHLELKPRSRQTGMLALISAIEQVHQQQLHQLNQPVKQPEHIYKACQRLRRIAKPGSLIWIISDGSHFSPQCLGPLSELKRHCDIGAFLITDPLRQGTLKLPPQFQFPVRDGDKELMLDRHSYDAWLAQQQTQQQGFITMMNQINARPRRIDAAQPLNQQIGALR
- a CDS encoding DUF4381 domain-containing protein — protein: MQAASQPALANLQDIITPEPIGFWPLAYGYYLLALLLLMLIAVLFIYIKRRGKQLAAKREALTLLSQVTPEDPQLPLTVNNLLKRSAMSYLPREQVASLQGDDWYAWLSAQVPSMDPMLPSLLEKRFQADKLSPSEATQLLDGAKAWLQQALPLKAGKEASCSH
- the fadJ gene encoding fatty acid oxidation complex subunit alpha FadJ; this encodes MEKSFTLNRLDNGIAVLTMDVPGETMNTLRAEFGPEICEMLAEIKADSGIRGVVIISGKKDSFVAGADISMLDACATAEDARELSKQGHEVFFALESLSIPVVAAINGACLGGGLELALACHQRVCTDSNKTMLGLPEVQLGLLPGGGGTQRLPRLVGIAKSLDMMLTGKQLRAKQALKMGLVDDVVPESILLQTAIEMALAGARPAKKPKLSAVEKLLEGTPVGRNIIFEQALKQVNKKTQGNYPAPEKIIDCVRQGVTKGIVKGLEVEAQHFGDLVVSSESEALRSIFFATTEMKKESGAGDVSPKAVNKVMVLGGGLMGGGIASVTTTKAKIPVRVKDISETGLSNALAYAYKLLAKGVKRRHMTPAVRDNLMALMTTTTEYKGIKDADMVVEAVFEDLNLKHQMVKDVERECGEHTIFASNTSSLPIKQIAEAAERPENVIGLHYFSPVEKMPLVEVIAHDKTSPQTIATTVAFARKQGKTPIVVKDGAGFYVNRILALYMNEAANLLLEGQSVDHLDKALVKFGFPVGPMTLLDEVGIDVGAKISPILEKELGERFKTPAAFDKLLADDRKGRKNGKGFYQYGAKSKKKLVDESVYGVLGLTPGADSEPRMLAERCVVQMLNEAVRCLEEGIIASPRDGDIGAIFGIGFPPFLGGPFRYMDSLGAKHLVETLKRYQDQFGDRFAPCDSLVEMAESGSKFYE
- the fadI gene encoding acetyl-CoA C-acyltransferase FadI yields the protein MSELQQVRNAKGDRIAIVMGLRTPFAKQATAFHGVSALDMGKMVVNELLSRSELEPKEIEQLVYGQVVQMPAAPNIAREIVLGTGMNVSTDAYSVTRACATSFQSTVNVAESIMTGNIEIGIAGGADSSSVLPIGVSKKLAHALVDLNKARSFGQKWAIIRRLGLKDLLPVPPAVAEYSTGLSMGQTAEQMAKTYNISRADQDALAHRSHTLATETWDSGHLRDEVMVAHVPPYKSFIDRDNNIRENSSLDSYAKLRPAFDRKHGSVTAANSTPLTDGASAVLLMSESRAKALGYEPIGYIKSYAFSAIDVWQDMLMGPSYATPLALKRAGMELEDLTLIEMHEAFAAQTLANMQMFASKKFAKEKLGRDRAIGEIDMTKFNVLGGSLAYGHPFAATGTRLITQVCRELKRRGGGTGLATACAAGGLGAAMIVEVE